A region from the Triticum aestivum cultivar Chinese Spring chromosome 3D, IWGSC CS RefSeq v2.1, whole genome shotgun sequence genome encodes:
- the LOC123079482 gene encoding rhomboid-like protein 20, which yields MSGGLPGFHNAPVSRAVVVAAALFSVPFGLRSRFLDLGLSHQNLYENLRIWRVIASLFAFSSSPELIFGVALLYYFRVFERQIGSNKYAVFIVFSMTVSVLLQILALGYLKDPSFNPLTSGPYGLIFASYVPFFFDIPISTKFRIFGLQLCDKSFVYLAGLQLLFSSGRRSVIPGLSGILAGLLYRLNIFGIRRLKVAGYATSLFSRLSWPFSNNSYQRLPIATTDDNIPHRQTHQMQGAHTTTPDPTESSIATLVSMGFDRASAIQALALTNNDVNLASNILLEAQST from the exons ATGAGCGGCGGCCTTCCGGGTTTCC ACAATGCGCCGGTGTCGAGggccgtggtcgtcgccgccgcgctcttctCCGTCCCCTTCGGCCTCCGCTCTCGCTTCCTCGACCTCGGCCTGTCCCACCAG AATCTGTACGAAAATCTGCGGATATGGAGGGTGATTGCCTCGTTGTTTGCCTTCTCGTCGTCGCCTGAGCTTATCTTCGGAGTGGCCTTGCTGTACTATTTCAGGGTGTTCGAGCGTCAGATAGGTTCAAACAAGTATGCT GTCTTCATAGTCTTCTCCATGACGGTGTCTGTACTGCTTCAGATCCTAGCTTTAGGTTATCTGAAAG ATCCATCTTTCAATCCATTAACATCTGGACCATATGGCCTCATATTTGCATCTTATGTACCCTTCTTCTTTGACATTCCCATCTCAACAAAGTTTCGCATATTTGGACTGCAATTATGTGACAAGTCATTCGTATATTTGGCAGGGCTCCAG CTTCTTTTCTCATCTGGAAGACGTTCTGTTATACCTGGACTGTCTGGTATATTGGCTGGGCTTTTGTACCGTCTGAATATATTTGGTATCCGCAGGCTAAAG GTTGCAGGGTATGCAACTTCACTGTTTTCACGGTTATCATGGCCCTTCTCTAACAACTCTTATCAAAGATTGCCAATTGCAACAACTGATGACAACATTCCTCATCGCCAGACTCATCAAATGCAG GGCGCGCACACAACTACCCCAGATCCAACGGAGTCGTCAATTGCCACGCttgtttccatgggttttgatcgTGCTTCTGCAATTCAGGCTCTCGCACTGACAAATAATGATGTAAATTTAGCCTCGAACATCCTGCTTGAAGCACAATCCACGTAG
- the LOC543258 gene encoding tubulin beta-2 chain produces the protein MREILHIQGGQCGNQIGAKFWEVVCDEHGIDPTGRYTGTSDLQLERVNVYYNEASCGRFVPRAVLMDLEPGTMDSVRTGPYGQIFRPDNFVFGQSGAGNNWAKGHYTEGAELIDSVLDVVRKEAENCDCLQGFQVCHSLGGGTGSGMGTLLISKIREEYPDRMMLTFSVFPSPKVSDTVVEPYNATLSVHQLVENADECMVLDNEALYDICFRTLKLTTPSFGDLNHLISATMSGVTCCLRFPGQLNSDLRKLAVNLIPFPRLHFFMVGFAPLTSRGSQQYRALTVPELTQQMWDAKNMMCAADPRHGRYLTASAMFRGKMSTKEVDEQMINVQNKNSSYFVEWIPNNVKSSVCDIPPTGLSMASTFVGNSTSIQEMFRRVSEQFTAMFRRKAFLHWYTGEGMDEMEFTEAESNMNDLVSEYQQYQDATADEEGEYEDEDQEPEEDM, from the exons ATGAGGGAAATCCTGCACATCCAGGGTGGGCAATGTGGCAACCAGATCGGTGCCAAGTTCTGGGAGGTGGTGTGTGATGAGCATGGCATTGACCCAACTGGGCGCTACACCGGTACCTCTGACCTGCAGTTGGAGCGTGTCAATGTCTACTACAATGAGGCCTCGTGTGGTCGCTTTGTGCCCCGTGCTGTTCTTATGGACCTTGAGCCCGGTACCATGGACAGTGTCCGCACTGGGCCTTATGGGCAGATCTTCCGCCCTGACAACTTTGTCTTTGGGCAATCTGGTGCGGGTAACAACTGGGCCAAGGGCCACTACACCGAGGGTGCTGAGCTTATcgattctgttttggatgttgtgAGGAAGGAGGCTGAGAACTGTGACTGTCTGCAAG GATTCCAAGTATGCCACTCTCTTGGTGGTGGTACCGGATCTGGCATGGGTACCCTCTTGATATCTAAAATCAGGGAGGAGTACCCTGACCGCATGATGCTGACGTTCTCAGTGTTCCCCTCACCAAAAGTATCTGATACTGTGGTTGAGCCATACAATGCAACTCTCTCAGTCCATCAGCTGGTTGAGAATGCTGATGAGTGCATGGTTCTTGACAACGAGGCTCTGTATGACATCTGTTTCAGGACTCTTAAGCTGACCACACCTAGCT TTGGGGACTTGAACCATCTAATCTCTGCTACCATGAGTGGAGTCACCTGCTGCCTAAGGTTCCCTGGTCAGCTGAATTCCGACCTCCGGAAGCTGGCAGTGAACCTTATCCCATTCCCTCGCCTCCACTTCTTCATGGTGGGCTTCGCTCCATTGACATCCCGTGGGTCTCAGCAGTACCGTGCCCTCACGGTCCCAGAGCTCACACAGCAAATGTGGGATGCCAAGAACATGATGTGCGCCGCCGATCCTCGTCATGGCCGTTACCTCACCGCCTCTGCCATGTTCCGTGGAAAGATGAGCACAAAGGAGGTGGACGAGCAGATGATCAACGTCCAGAACAAGAACTCGTCCTACTTTGTGGAGTGGATCCCCAACAATGTCAAGTCCAGCGTCTGTGACATCCCGCCGACGGGGCTCTCCATGGCGTCCACCTTCGTTGGCAACTCGACCTCCATCCAGGAGATGTTCCGGAGGGTGAGCGAGCAGTTCACTGCCATGTTCAGGAGGAAGGCTTTCTTGCATTGGTACACTGGTGAAGGCATGGACGAGATGGAGTTCACCGAGGCGGAGAGCAACATGAACGACCTCGTCTCGGAGTACCAGCAGTACCAGGATGCCACTGCTGACGAGGAGGGCGAGTACGAGGATGAGGATCAGGAGCCTGAGGAGGACATGTAA